A window of the Lagopus muta isolate bLagMut1 chromosome 1, bLagMut1 primary, whole genome shotgun sequence genome harbors these coding sequences:
- the LOC125687892 gene encoding PHD finger protein 7-like, translated as MSTMGIRIPARRPTWDDDDSFESLLQRHQRCDARRCLYPGGRQQADRRGPWQLILCSSCAAEGTHRQCSRLSNTTAMWECDSCAGLGTAASTIPERAGPSTASQEGLQPSHGPQEPEDSRSGPTSQAASGPSHSSQPPELSSQTSELGTEQGTIHPHSPDHQDASELHRAHRGSRRTAAPRAESSSRPATRRGSSRSSRAATVAARRRRSRQRGTSRTRSRSPLQGRAAGSQSRTRRPQGSRRTPPPAAQDSAQNTTRPVTRRSLSAPLYSHPGERPGQPGEARM; from the exons ATGTCTACCATGGGAATCCGAATCCCAGCCAG AAGACCAACATGGGACGACGATGATTCCTTTGAATCCCTCCTCCAGAGGCACCAGCGCTGCGATGCCAGGAGGTGCCTTTACCCTGGAGGCAGACAGCAGGCAGACAGAAGGGG GCCCTGGCAGCTGatcctgtgcagctcctgcgcTGCTGAGGGCACTCACCGACAGTGCTCCCGCTTGAGCAACACAACAGCCATGTGGGAGTGCGACAGCTGTGCTGGCCTGGGTACCG CCGCCAGCACCATCCCGGAGCGTGctgggcccagcactgccagccaggaGGGCCTGCAACCATCCCACGGCCCCCAGGAACCAGAGGACAGCAGGTCCGGTCCCACCAGCCAGGCAGCATCGGGGCCatcacacagctcccagccgCCAGAGCTCAGCAGTCAGACCAGTGAGCTGGGGACCGAACAGGGGACGATCCACCCACATTCTCCTGACCATCAGGATGCATCTGAGCTGCACCGAGCACACCGTGGCAGCAGACGCACGGCAGCCCCAAGAGCTGAAAGCAGCTCACGGCCAGCCACCAGACGGGGCTCATCGCGATCCTCCAGAGCAGCCACAGTGGCTGCACGCAGAAGGCGTTCCAGGCAGCGGGGAACAAGCCGGACACGAAGCCGCTCCCCGCTGCAAGGTCGGGCCGCAGGTTCCCAGAGCCGGACCAGAAGGCCTCAGGGCAGCAGGCGAACACCACCTCCAGCTGCTCAGGACAGTGCCCAGAACACCACCAGGCCGGTGACACGGAGGTCCTTGAGTGCTCCCCTGTATTCACACCCTGGGGAACGGCCTGGGCAGCCAGGGGAGGCCCGCATGTGA